The genomic segment TTTCCTGCCGGGCTGATTCTGTGATCATACGATCTCCGGGAATCTTGTCAGGACCAAGTCGATGCAATCTTCTAAACCTTTGGAAGACTCATGGTTGCGATCCCGTACCGAGGTCGTGCTCGCGCTCGGATCATTCGCGTTCATTGAGACTCGATGATCCAACGCGTTGCCCGATCAAACGACCAAGACGAGCCGAGCGGTGGCGCACGAAGGTTGTTGCTCGTTTTTTGAAAACATGTCGGGGTTTTAGAAACGCACTGACAGTCCGGCGCCGGTAAACATCGAGTCAGTCTCTCGGCTCAGCCGTTGTCCGACGCGCGCGTCGAGCTGAACGTTCGTGGTGAGGTAATAGAAGACGCCGGTATCGATGTAGTTCTGGCCGCGATTATCGCTCGAATTCGTCGAGAAAATCGTATACCACTCGGCAAACCCACCTACTCGTTTTGAGACTTGGAAGAGTAACGACAACGATTGATGCCAGGTCTCGTTGCTGTCCGATCCATGCACACCCACGGGAACGGCGGGGCTAATGCCCGTGATGACCTGTGTGACATCTGTGTTTCGCAGGAAATCGACACCGGTACTGGCCTTTAAATACAGCCATCGTCGGAAACCCCAGCCGAGGACGAGATTTCCAAAGGGTTGCATGACACCGGCCGAGACGCCGCCCGTGCCGGTTGGCAACGTCGATCCGCCGAGGATGGTGACCATCGGACGCCAGTCATCCTGCTGGAAGGCTTCGTACTTGAAGCCGACATAGAGGTCACTGCCGCCAAAGCTGTTGTCTTTCAATCCTGTGGCTTGATCGGTGACGTCGGTCATCACGTAGCCGAACCATTTCATTCGAAGCTCGAATTCGTCGGTCAATCCGACTCGGATCAGCGATTCGGGCAGTGTCCGGTGGCTGGTGTGCAAACCGCTGTCGTTGCTGCGCGAGAACGTGTACCCCGTTTCGATGATCGTGACCCCTTTGCCCGCGGAATAGGTGGCATCCGTAAAGTCGGGCCGGTCGGTGTTGATCAGGTTGTAGAAGTCCCATTCGTCCGTGACCTCTTGTCCGAGCAGGTTGGGACGCATGTTTTCCCAAAGGCTTCCTGGGGCGTGACAATCGAAGGCGCGAATGCGAGGAAATTCGGCGGGATCGGCGATCGTGATGTGGCCGTTTCCCCAATCGGTTGGGCGAGGATAGGCCGGAGGGTTCGCGGGATGATTGCTCACAAGAAAATTGGTGAGATCCGGTTGATGATCTGGCGGGAAGACGGTGTCTGGTTGCGTTGGTGGAGCCGAGACCAGGGTGGCGCGTTGCGGAGTCACAAAATCGTCCGCGGCGGGGATCGCCTCGACGAACACGAGCAACACGGCCATCGCAACGAATACAGGCTGAAAGAAGTGACCCAACAGGGTCTGACCAAGAGTCCAATTGTCGTCCGACGAATCCGAGTCCTCATCATTGCTACCGCGAGACGATCGTCCCAGGCTGCCGCCCCGTCGATTCTGATCACGAATTGCCTGCGCGGGGGCATTGCGAGCGGTTTGCCAGGCCGGTTTCGTGTCAGGATTTCGACTGTGCGGGACATTCGATTCAAAGTTGGCCCGCACGGAATGGCCACAAAGCAGCGACAACGCCAAGAGCCACAGGAGCGATCGTCGTCCGAACGCGACAAGAGGACGCTCGGTGAGCGCCAAGCAGAGCTTAAAGACGTACATCTGATCCGATCTACTGCGAACCGGTGGCACTTCGCGTGATTGCGATGTCACAAGTCGCGATAACGGTTGGCAAACAGGCGCCGATCGCCAGAAGCGGGTGGCGCTCCATTCTGGCGAACGGCTGATGTTTCACGCCGAAAGGTTTACGAAGCGGACGTCATTGAGTTCGAGAGCTTGGTCTTCACAACGGCATGACAGTATCGAGTCAGTGCGGAGCCTGTCCCTATCATTGCGCACAAAGCTCAGTGGAAAGATCGGCAGATTCGTTAAGGTCCATGATGGGGCGTTCAAGCCTCTCGAATTTGTCATGTACCGGTGCGTTGGGATCGCGTCCCACGGTTCGTGACGAGCCTGAAATGAAGAATGCCGCTCGAAGACGATCGTCTTCGAGCGGCATTGAGAACCGCATTCTTCACGCCGCGTCGTGATTAGAACGTGATACAAACGTCGGTGATGAACAGAGCCTGGTTGCTCTTGTTTCCATCGCCGTAGGGTTTGAACCCATTCGGATTGACGGCCAGATCCGTGCCGCCGGTGTACCAGTCAAACCGGAAGTTCGGGCGAATGAAGAAGTTGGGTTTGCCGGTGGGGTACCAGCGAGGTCCAACTGTGGTTTGGAAGAAGTCACCCGTGTATCCACCGGGCAACGTTGCGACTGGCACACCGGCCATGTTGCCGGTGATACCGCTGGGGGCATTGCCTGGCAGGAAGCCAGCGACGCGGTAACCTTCTTCGTCACGCCACCATTCAAAGTTTGCACCCCAGGTCCAATGATCATTGAACTTGCGGAAGAGGTATTGGTTCACACCGTACCAGTTGGCGCGACGACCATTGATGGTCGCATCTCGCTGGGTACCGAAGTCGGTCTGGCCGACATAGGTCCAGTCGTCGTTGATCGGTTTCGTGTAGACGACCGACTGATAGTATCGCTGTGTAAATTGCAGGTTAAAGTTCGGTTCCTGAGTCAAGAAGATCATCTGAGTCAAGTTCGACTTGTCTTGGAACGTATAGCTGTAGCCGCCGACATAGCCCATGTGTGGGTTATGGCCGTCGAAGTTGTCCCAGCCCTGGATCATCCCGCTGCTGACCGTCAACTGATCATTGACGGTATAGGTCGCCAAGGCACCGGTATGAGTGAAAGGCTCACCCCACTGATAGGTGTAGGGCAGAGAGCTGAAGAAGTTCTGGGTCGTGTCGACGGTGAAGTAACCGACGGGCGACAGGAAGTGGCCAACTTTGACCTTCAACTTCTTGTAAGCACCTTCCAGATAGAATTGTGGAAGGGCCAGGCCATACAGGCCGAAGTTGTTGTTGATGTTTGGCGTTTCCAAACCGGTTTCGGTCGTCAAACGAGCGTTGGTACCGTACAGCAGGTCAAAGCGACCCCCGAAGTCCCAATCCTTGTTGGTCGTATCGGTGGCTTTTTCACCGTACAACCAGAGCTGGTTCATTTGATATTCGTTGGAACGGTCCGTCCAGGTCACGGGGCCGTTGTAACGATTGGAAGGGTTGTTGAAGTTCATGGTATAGCTTTGCGCCAGGTTACCACCGAACTTCCAACCCTTGTCCTTCAGATGGTTGTTTCCGCACTCGTCGGTAAACAAATCCATCAGCGTGAACGGATCAGATGAATCTGCTCCGCCCGCAGCCGCGCATCCTCCGGCAGCAGCAGCCCCACAGCCAGGAGCGGCAGGACCGCACACGGGAGCGGGGGTTGCAGGAGCCGCACAGGTATCGCAATTCAAGCCGGCATACAGCCCTTTCAGGCGGTTTGCGGCGTCATCAAAAATATGATCACAGCAGGCGGGCTGAGCTGACGTGCAGCCTGTGGCGGTCGAACACTGTGGTTCGGCCGCCGACAGCACTCCCGCCACCAGCATTCCTGCCGTGCCGACCATCATGGACAGACCCGTCCCGATGTCGACGAATCGAAGCTTCCTTAGACCCAACATCTGTCACTCCTTGTGGTACTTAATCGGAACTGCCCAGCGTCGCCTCGTTCGTTACTCACAGTTAACCGTCGAGTTCCTGCCGACACCCGTCGTTGAGCGTGGCGACAGCAGTCGCATAGATGCGACACCTCGTCGAAACGCATAGAGCCTGTCGCCCCCCTTAAAAAGCGCGTAAGGAGTTCGGGCCTGCCCGTCGCTATCGGATTGATCCCAGTGAGAATTCGAACGATTAATTCAGCTACTGCGCGTTCGGCGTAACGCCATTAAATACGCTGATCGTCAAGGGTTTCCTGGCTTGTGTTGGCCCTCATGACGCTTCGGCGGAATCTGCCGAAGTGTGGTTAGTCAGTCGTTTTTTGTTGCATTTATAATACTGTTAAATGATTCGTGTTGATGATCCGTGGAGCACGTCGAGAATTGCCGCTCGACCTCAGACGGATTTCCGAAGGATCAATTTGTTGACACCAGAAACGAGTGTTCCATGCCGACGAGGACGCGCAATCGACGGCACGAGAGTGGGCACACGCATCGTTGTCGACGGGCGATCGTGCCTTCGAACTGTCTACTGAAGGTGATTGGATTGGGGGCGGCGAGAGCGCGCATGGCATGCGATTCAGGTCGACCAATTGGCGACTCTGTTGATCTTCCGACGGCGGCGATCCAAGATACTTCGCTTCTATCCCAGAAATGCGATTGTCGATGTATACCCGCAGATTGCGCGTTCGCAGTAGAAGGTCAGTGCGTCATGGAATCGTCCGTCCCCGTTGTGATGTCGTCGGGTGGTTTTTCTTTTCGGGCCATCGCGGATTGGGCAAAGTGGCCCTCCGACTGGGTCATGAATGAAGTCACTGCGGTGGCCACGGATTCACAAGATCGCGTGTTCGTATTCAATCGAGGCGATCATCCCGTGGCGGTCTTCGATCCCGATGGCCAGCCGCTATTCTCATGGGGCACCGATCTGTTTGATCGGCCGCACGGCATCTGGATCGGTCCGGGCGATGAGGTTTACTGTACCGACGACTTGGGGCACGCCATCCACAAGTTTACGGCGGAAGGCCGGCACTTGATGACGATGGGCGTGCGTGGCCGACCGTCCGACACCGGCAACAGTTCGATCGACTATCGTACCATTCAGCGCAGCGGGCCGCCGTTCAACTTCCCAACCAATCTGGCCGTTGCACCAGACGGTGACCTTTATGTTGTGGACGGGTACGGGAATGCACGTGTGCATCAGTTCTCGCCTGATGGGACGCTGCGCCGATCCTGGGGTGAACCGGGGTCTGGCCCGGGA from the Schlesneria paludicola DSM 18645 genome contains:
- a CDS encoding transporter; its protein translation is MYVFKLCLALTERPLVAFGRRSLLWLLALSLLCGHSVRANFESNVPHSRNPDTKPAWQTARNAPAQAIRDQNRRGGSLGRSSRGSNDEDSDSSDDNWTLGQTLLGHFFQPVFVAMAVLLVFVEAIPAADDFVTPQRATLVSAPPTQPDTVFPPDHQPDLTNFLVSNHPANPPAYPRPTDWGNGHITIADPAEFPRIRAFDCHAPGSLWENMRPNLLGQEVTDEWDFYNLINTDRPDFTDATYSAGKGVTIIETGYTFSRSNDSGLHTSHRTLPESLIRVGLTDEFELRMKWFGYVMTDVTDQATGLKDNSFGGSDLYVGFKYEAFQQDDWRPMVTILGGSTLPTGTGGVSAGVMQPFGNLVLGWGFRRWLYLKASTGVDFLRNTDVTQVITGISPAVPVGVHGSDSNETWHQSLSLLFQVSKRVGGFAEWYTIFSTNSSDNRGQNYIDTGVFYYLTTNVQLDARVGQRLSRETDSMFTGAGLSVRF
- a CDS encoding outer membrane beta-barrel protein translates to MLGLRKLRFVDIGTGLSMMVGTAGMLVAGVLSAAEPQCSTATGCTSAQPACCDHIFDDAANRLKGLYAGLNCDTCAAPATPAPVCGPAAPGCGAAAAGGCAAAGGADSSDPFTLMDLFTDECGNNHLKDKGWKFGGNLAQSYTMNFNNPSNRYNGPVTWTDRSNEYQMNQLWLYGEKATDTTNKDWDFGGRFDLLYGTNARLTTETGLETPNINNNFGLYGLALPQFYLEGAYKKLKVKVGHFLSPVGYFTVDTTQNFFSSLPYTYQWGEPFTHTGALATYTVNDQLTVSSGMIQGWDNFDGHNPHMGYVGGYSYTFQDKSNLTQMIFLTQEPNFNLQFTQRYYQSVVYTKPINDDWTYVGQTDFGTQRDATINGRRANWYGVNQYLFRKFNDHWTWGANFEWWRDEEGYRVAGFLPGNAPSGITGNMAGVPVATLPGGYTGDFFQTTVGPRWYPTGKPNFFIRPNFRFDWYTGGTDLAVNPNGFKPYGDGNKSNQALFITDVCITF
- a CDS encoding peptidyl-alpha-hydroxyglycine alpha-amidating lyase family protein → MESSVPVVMSSGGFSFRAIADWAKWPSDWVMNEVTAVATDSQDRVFVFNRGDHPVAVFDPDGQPLFSWGTDLFDRPHGIWIGPGDEVYCTDDLGHAIHKFTAEGRHLMTMGVRGRPSDTGNSSIDYRTIQRSGPPFNFPTNLAVAPDGDLYVVDGYGNARVHQFSPDGTLRRSWGEPGSGPGQFKVPHGIAIDRNGVIFVADRENSRLQRFSPTGEYLNEWADVARPCEVAIDDLGRVYVAELGYRTGMWPGTSAPSVDSTGGRFSIFDTTGTLLARFGGGQRPCEPGDFFSPHDIWLDSKGNVYLSEVIRSCCGNKRPAVGDYHTLQKLERLEGTAP